From Paenibacillus sp. FSL H8-0537:
CAGCGCCGCAGCCTTGTTCATGCTGGACTGCTCGACGATGGCGGCAAACATATGCATTTCTTCAATCAATATAGCCAGCTCCAGTCTGCTTATGTCAAAATGTTATAACAAATTATAAAAAATAAGCAATTCCATTATAAGCTGAAAAGGAGTACGATGGGAAGTGTGACTAAACTGTGTCAACTTTTGTTGACGGAGAAAGAACCGAAGAGTAAAATGTAGATTGATTTGTAGACAAGCATTTTGAGGAAAGTGTAACCACAGTCTGGAAAGGAGACACAAAGGCATGAAAGGAAATTCCTATTTTTCCCGTAAGCTTCACTCGCTGCTTGGTATCATTCCGCTCGGAATGTTTATCGTTGTGCATGCGCTTACGAACTATCAATCGTTCGAGAGGGGGGCAGAGGGGTTCAGCAGCGGAGTAAAGCTCATTAACAGCTTGCCATTGCTGCCGCTTGCTGAAATTTTCGGTATATATCTCCCGCTGCTTTTCCATGGCGTGTACGGCTTATATGTAGCCTATCAATCCGACAGCAACATGGGGCGCTTCAAGTATGGCCGCAACTGGGCGTTTACAGCGCAGCGTATAACGGGTGTTATCACGTTTATCTTTGTGTTCTGGCACGTATACCAGACTCGTTTTCAGGTGTACATGGGCCATATCACACATGAAGAGCTAGGCTCCACGATGCACAATATTGCGACTAACCCGCTTTATTTTGTATTTTATGTGGTCGGGGTACTGGCAGCTACGTTCCACTTTGCCAATGGCCTTTGGGCATTTTTGATCAGTTGGGGCATTACAGTTGGACCTCGTGCACAACGGATTTCATCCCTTGTATGCATGGGTGTTTTTATTGTCGTAGCGGCATTGTTTATACTTTCGCTTGTTGCATTCCGCGGCGACGAATTCAAGGAAGCAGCCGATCTTGCATTGGTTTGGAATAATATCGGATAGTTTGAAGACAAGGAGTGAAGCGTGATGGCTAACAATAAAATAATCGTCGTAGGCGGCGGCCTTGCCGGACTTATGGCTACGATAAAAGCAGCAGAAGCTGGCATGCACGTTGATCTGTTCTCGATCGTGCCGGTGAAGCGTTCCCATTCCGTCTGCGCACAGGGCGGCATTAATGGAGCGGTAAATACAAAAGGTGAAGGCGACTCGCCTTGGGAGCATTTTGACGATACGGTATACGGGGGAGACTTCCTCGCTAACCAGCCTCCTGTTAAAGCAATGTGTGAAGCAGCACCAGGCATTATCCACTTAATGGACCGGATGGGCGTTATGTTCAGCCGTACGCCGGAGGGCTTGCTCGATTTCCGTCGTTTCGGAGGCACACAGTATCACCGTACAGCATTTGCAGGCGCCACAACGGGACAGCAATTGCTATACGCCTTGGATGAGCAAGTTCGCCGCTGGGAAGCAGCCGGCCTCGTAACGAAATACGAGCACTGGGAATTCCTTGGCGCCGTTCTGGATGATGAAGGCATTTGCCGCGGGGTATCTGCGCAGGATTTGCGTTCGATGGAAGTGAAAACGTTCATAGGCGATGCGGTTATATTGGCATCGGGCGGCCCTGGCATTATTTTCGGCAAAACAACGAACTCGGTTATTAATACAGGTACAGCAGCAAGTGCGGTGTATCAGCAAGGCGTTAATTATGCGAACGGCGAATTTATTCAAATTCACCCAACCGCGATTCCAGGCGATGACAAGCTGCGCTTGATGTCCGAATCGGCTCGTGGCGAAGGCGGACGCGTATGGACTTACAAAGACGGCAAGCCTTGGTACTTCCTTGAGGAAAAATATCCGGCATACGGCAATCTTGTGCCGCGTGATATTGCGACCCGTGAAATTTTCAGCGTCTGTGTCGATCAGAAGCTCGGCATCAATGGCGAAAACATGGTTTACCTTGATCTTTCCCATAAAGATCCGAAGGAGCTAGATGTTAAGCTCGGCGGCATCATCGAAATTTATGAGAAATTCATGGGCGATGATCCACGGAAGCTGCCAATGAAAATTTTCCCTGCAGTTCACTATTCGATGGGCGGCATGTGGGTGGATTACAACCAAATGACGAACATCCCTGGTTTGTTTGCAGCAGGCGAATGCGAGTATCAATACCATGGCGCTAACCGTCTCGGTGCGAACTCGCTGCTGTCGGCGATTTACGGCGGTATGGTCGCAGGACCGAAAGCGGTAGAGTACATTAAAGGCATGAAGAAAGCTTCCGCTGACGTGGCTTCCTCCGTATTCGACCGTGAGCAAAAACGCCAAACGGATAAATACGAAAGCATTCTTGCCATGAACGGTACAGAAAATGCTTACGTTCTGCACAAGGAACTTGGCGAATGGATGACCAACAATATGACGGTTGTTCGTTTCAATGACAAGCTCGAAGCAACGATCAGCAAAATCAAAGAGCTTAAGCAGCGTTATAACAATATCAACATCAATGACTCGATGAAATGGAACAACTCAAGCGTTGCCTTCACTCGTCAGCTGTGGAACATGATCGAGCTGTCCGAAGCTATGACCCTCGGTGCCCTGCTCCGTGACGAAAGCCGCGGCGCGCATTACAAGCCGGATTTCACAGAGCGCAATGATGAGAAGTTCATGAAGTCAACGATAGCGACTTGGACGAAGGAAGGTCCGCAAATTTCGTACGAAGACATCGATGTTTCCCTTATTACACCGCGTAAACGCGACTACACAGCGAACAAGAAGAAAGGAGAATAAAGATGGCTGATACGACTACTGCTACAAAAACCGTTAAGTTCATCATTACCCGTCAGGATGGACCGGAGTCTGCGTCTTACAAAGAGGAATTTGAAATTCCGTATCGCCCGAATATGAACGTTATCAGCGGACTTATGGAAATTCAGCGTAATCCGACGATGGCAGATGGCGGCAATACAGCTCCAGTATGCTGGGAATCCAACTGTCTGGAAGAAGTTTGCGGCGCCTGCTCCATGGTCATTAACGGCAAGCCGCGCCAAGCGTGCAGCGCACTGATCGATCAGTTGGAGCAGCCGGTACGTCTGGAGCCGATGCGCACTTTCCCGGTCGTCCGTGACCTTGTTATCAATCGCGAGCGTATGTTTAACGCCCTCAAACGCGTTAAGGCATGGATTCCGATCGATGGCACTTATGATCTCGGTCCTGGCCCGCGCCTGGCAGAATCGAAGCGCCAATGGGCTTACGAGCTGTCCAAGTGCATGACGTGCGGCGTATGTCTTGAAGCTTGCCCGAACGTCAACGATCGCAATAGCTTTGTTGGCCCAGCGGCCATTTCTCAGGTTCGCTTGTTCAACGTTCATCCTACGGGAGAAATGAACAAGGAAGAGCGTCTGGAAGCATTGATGGAGGATGGCGGCATCGAGGGCTGCGGAAACTCGCAAAACTGTGTGCGCTCTTGTCCGAAAGGCATTCCGCTTACGACGTCGATTGCGGCAATCAACAAAGATACAACGAAGCATCTGTTCAAAAAATGGCTTGGATTTTAAATATAAGGTCTTCCACCTGAGCGGTGGAAGGCTTTTTTCTTAAAATATAGGAAAGGATATGATTTTGCGATCCTTTCCTATATTTCTCGGACTGAAACGCGCCGCACCGCCAAAGGACGGCGACAGCCGTTTCACCTTGCATAATAATGATAATCAGTATCAATAATAAAAGAGATTATGCCGCTTGTCAATGTTCAGCCGTGAATACAACATAAACAGAGCAAAAAAGAACCGCTCTCACGGTTCTTTTTTGCTCTGTTTATGCATTTCCTACTAATAGCTCTTAAAGCTGGCTTGTTACAGCCACTCTTCGCCCCACTTTTGAATCGATTCAATGACAGGCTCTAAATGATGGCCTTTGTCACTTAATTCGTATTCAATGCGAACAGGCATTTCTGGATACACTGTTCGTTTAATAATGGAAAGTTGTTCAAGTTCCTTCATCCGGTCGGTAAGCATCTTGTCGCTCATATCCGGAATTTGCTCCTTGATCTCCTTGAACCTTTTTGGTCCAGCTAGTAGCACCCGAATGATGAGACCGGTCCATTTCTTGCCTAAAATTTCGGCCGCTGCTTCATACTTTGGGCACATTGTTGAATAATCCAACCTGATCACCCCGCTTCTTCTTAACCCATTATAACATATATACTTTGGAAAAGTAAGTGCATATAAACACCATATCGCCATTTAACTTTATTTTAATTATTTACTTTACAAAAGTTAGTTTATATATTAAGATAGGTTCATGAAACGCAGCGAGCAAGTGATGCAGCTGCGAAACCAAACAAAAGACGAAGGGTGAGGTTAAAATGTTGGACACAGGATTATTGATTATTCGGGTAGTATTGGGTTTGTTGATGGTTGGTCATGGGGCGCAGAAGCTGTTTGGCTGGTTCGGTGGTTACGGATTGAAGGGAACGGGAGGCTGGCTGGATTCAATTGGTGTTAAACCGGGTGTACTGATGGCACTGGCAGCAGGACTAAGCGAAGTGGTAGGCGGCTTGCTGTTTGCTGCAGGCTTGTGGACATGGCTTGGCGCAGTGCTGTTAATCATCCCAATGATTATGGCGATCGTGAAGGTACATGGCGCTAACGGCCTGTGGTCAACGCAGAACGGCTACGAATATAATCTGGTGCTGATTGCTGTATTTGTCGGTATTGCTTTGACCGGTGCAGGAGAGCTGTCAATCGACGCTTTGCTTAAATAAGGGAATAGCCTGCTGCCAGCCGCTATAAGCGGATGACAACAAGGCCAATCATCATGCATGCGAATGCCGCCCACTGGGCGGCATTTAGTTTTTCCTTGTAAATCAGAATGGCGCCTGCCGCGACCACAAGGCTGTTCGTCGCAAAGATCGGCGCGGCTAGATTAGCAGGCCCTGTCGCCAGCGCGGTTGCATAAAGCTGGAGGCCAGCGTAGGAGAAAAGGCCAGCGAGCAGTCCGTAAAGCAAGCCGGTCCGATAGGCAGATTTGCGGGTGCTGCCTTTTTTATCTTTGCTTAGCAAGGCGAACCATAGAAAGGACAGCAAATAGCCCACGAATAAAATCGGCGCGCTGGAAAATCCCCATTCCTCCGTTACCTTTAGCCCGCCATTGCGAAAGGTAAAGAAGACGACCGCGGCGGAAGCGTAGTAAAACCATTGTGTCTGGGCAGGGATGGCTTGTACCTGTTTTTTATAAGAAATGAGCACAACGGACAGCAGCAGCAGTAAAATGCCGCTAGCTTGCGCGAGCTGGAGGGGTTCCTTATAGACAAGTGTGCCCAATGCAACGACAAGCACGATGTTCATATTCGTCAGTGGAGAGGTTAGGCTTGCCGGACCATAGTCCAGCGCCTTCATAAAGACCGCGTTGCCGATGGCCGAGCCTGCTCCAATGATCGCACCTGCAATCCAGATCCGGTAATCGGCTAACGAAGTGAGCGAGCCCTCAAACGCGGCATGAATGCCAAACCCAGCTGTGCCTGAGGCGTAAAGCCCAAGCAGCAGCGCTGAGGTTGCACCGCTGCTCATCTGGCTTCTTTTCATCCACCAGCCGGCTAATCCGAATAAAATGGCGCTAGAGATAGCAACGGTTAGCCACATGTTGTTCAACTCCCTGATTGTTTACGGTAAGGCTGAATTTGTTACACAAATGAAATGATTCTGTTATACCCCTATTACAATACTCGGTTATTATAATAAACAAGACCCCCTTTTAATATATCAAATTCGGACCTGCACTCGGTGCAGGTCCACTTTTTTTGTCCAGATGTTCGTAGGCAGCTTGCCGCTGGCGCATTCTACATAAAAAAGAGACTGCTCTGCTGATAAACAGCAAAGCAGCATCATTTTACGGGATTCATTAAGCAGATGGCCTACAGCGGTACGATGATCTGCTTGCGCTGGCGGTAGAAGACCCATTTGTTAAAGCCAATTTCCTTAAGGCGTTTGCTGACGCGATCCCAATCGTCGCCGACCCTTGCTGGAATGTGGGCATCGGAGCCGAAGGTCACATTGACGCCGAAATGATGGGCACGCTCCAAAATGTCATCGGATGGATACCAGCCGCCTACATATTTTGTGCTGCCGGAAGTATTAATTTCAATCGACACATCGTTTTCCGCAATAATGCGAAGCGTATCATCGATTTCGGCATCGGCTTTAATGTCGGAGAAAGCAGGGTAATAGCCTTTCATTGCATCAATATGCCCCAGCACATTGAACATGCCGCTGCGCGCTGATTGGCTGATCAGGTCATAATAACGGCGCTTTTCCTCAATTTGCTGCTTCTCGGTCAGCCCTTTCCAGCGATTGCGATTAAAAATGCTCACTCCGCTTACCTGATGGACGGAGCCGATAATGTAGTCGAACGGTACGCCTTCATAGGCGTCGCGATAAGCGGGAAGACGTTCAGGGAAAAAG
This genomic window contains:
- a CDS encoding succinate dehydrogenase cytochrome b558 subunit; translation: MKGNSYFSRKLHSLLGIIPLGMFIVVHALTNYQSFERGAEGFSSGVKLINSLPLLPLAEIFGIYLPLLFHGVYGLYVAYQSDSNMGRFKYGRNWAFTAQRITGVITFIFVFWHVYQTRFQVYMGHITHEELGSTMHNIATNPLYFVFYVVGVLAATFHFANGLWAFLISWGITVGPRAQRISSLVCMGVFIVVAALFILSLVAFRGDEFKEAADLALVWNNIG
- the sdhA gene encoding succinate dehydrogenase flavoprotein subunit; translation: MANNKIIVVGGGLAGLMATIKAAEAGMHVDLFSIVPVKRSHSVCAQGGINGAVNTKGEGDSPWEHFDDTVYGGDFLANQPPVKAMCEAAPGIIHLMDRMGVMFSRTPEGLLDFRRFGGTQYHRTAFAGATTGQQLLYALDEQVRRWEAAGLVTKYEHWEFLGAVLDDEGICRGVSAQDLRSMEVKTFIGDAVILASGGPGIIFGKTTNSVINTGTAASAVYQQGVNYANGEFIQIHPTAIPGDDKLRLMSESARGEGGRVWTYKDGKPWYFLEEKYPAYGNLVPRDIATREIFSVCVDQKLGINGENMVYLDLSHKDPKELDVKLGGIIEIYEKFMGDDPRKLPMKIFPAVHYSMGGMWVDYNQMTNIPGLFAAGECEYQYHGANRLGANSLLSAIYGGMVAGPKAVEYIKGMKKASADVASSVFDREQKRQTDKYESILAMNGTENAYVLHKELGEWMTNNMTVVRFNDKLEATISKIKELKQRYNNININDSMKWNNSSVAFTRQLWNMIELSEAMTLGALLRDESRGAHYKPDFTERNDEKFMKSTIATWTKEGPQISYEDIDVSLITPRKRDYTANKKKGE
- the sdhB gene encoding succinate dehydrogenase iron-sulfur subunit translates to MADTTTATKTVKFIITRQDGPESASYKEEFEIPYRPNMNVISGLMEIQRNPTMADGGNTAPVCWESNCLEEVCGACSMVINGKPRQACSALIDQLEQPVRLEPMRTFPVVRDLVINRERMFNALKRVKAWIPIDGTYDLGPGPRLAESKRQWAYELSKCMTCGVCLEACPNVNDRNSFVGPAAISQVRLFNVHPTGEMNKEERLEALMEDGGIEGCGNSQNCVRSCPKGIPLTTSIAAINKDTTKHLFKKWLGF
- a CDS encoding helix-turn-helix domain-containing protein; translated protein: MDYSTMCPKYEAAAEILGKKWTGLIIRVLLAGPKRFKEIKEQIPDMSDKMLTDRMKELEQLSIIKRTVYPEMPVRIEYELSDKGHHLEPVIESIQKWGEEWL
- a CDS encoding DoxX family protein, with the translated sequence MLDTGLLIIRVVLGLLMVGHGAQKLFGWFGGYGLKGTGGWLDSIGVKPGVLMALAAGLSEVVGGLLFAAGLWTWLGAVLLIIPMIMAIVKVHGANGLWSTQNGYEYNLVLIAVFVGIALTGAGELSIDALLK
- a CDS encoding EamA family transporter, which encodes MWLTVAISSAILFGLAGWWMKRSQMSSGATSALLLGLYASGTAGFGIHAAFEGSLTSLADYRIWIAGAIIGAGSAIGNAVFMKALDYGPASLTSPLTNMNIVLVVALGTLVYKEPLQLAQASGILLLLLSVVLISYKKQVQAIPAQTQWFYYASAAVVFFTFRNGGLKVTEEWGFSSAPILFVGYLLSFLWFALLSKDKKGSTRKSAYRTGLLYGLLAGLFSYAGLQLYATALATGPANLAAPIFATNSLVVAAGAILIYKEKLNAAQWAAFACMMIGLVVIRL
- a CDS encoding histidinol-phosphatase, whose protein sequence is MKFDLHTHHERCGHADGTIEDYITAALDAGLQAIGISDHSPYFGHKDDRPFPGIAMAQSEFDNYIKEVLELKAKYEGRIEVLLGMESDFFPERLPAYRDAYEGVPFDYIIGSVHQVSGVSIFNRNRWKGLTEKQQIEEKRRYYDLISQSARSGMFNVLGHIDAMKGYYPAFSDIKADAEIDDTLRIIAENDVSIEINTSGSTKYVGGWYPSDDILERAHHFGVNVTFGSDAHIPARVGDDWDRVSKRLKEIGFNKWVFYRQRKQIIVPL